From a region of the Sulfuriferula plumbiphila genome:
- the nuoK gene encoding NADH-quinone oxidoreductase subunit NuoK translates to MSLDLLLALFIGAALFGVGIYGALSQTNLVMIMMGVELILAGALVNLVAFWRFLHPDSYAGQMFVLIVMTVMALEMAVGFGVAIARFRTKGSVEMEEAQELKG, encoded by the coding sequence ATGAGTCTGGACCTGCTGCTGGCCCTGTTCATCGGCGCCGCGCTGTTTGGTGTGGGGATCTATGGTGCCTTGTCGCAGACCAATCTGGTCATGATCATGATGGGCGTGGAGCTGATTTTGGCCGGCGCCCTGGTTAACCTGGTCGCCTTCTGGCGCTTTTTGCACCCGGATAGCTATGCTGGCCAAATGTTCGTGCTCATTGTCATGACGGTGATGGCACTGGAAATGGCAGTCGGTTTCGGGGTGGCGATCGCGCGTTTTCGCACTAAGGGGTCTGTGGAAATGGAAGAAGCTCAGGAGCTGAAAGGATGA
- a CDS encoding NADH-quinone oxidoreductase subunit D-related protein yields MALVPRESVPAGDSGHDHVGMDHADRDHSEMGFMSMVEVTKDLPRSPDGLPMDWIEVPFGPLFPGLPGGLLLTLTLDGDAVAKAHAQSLVGGAGSLPATGMEATRFVDHLGAMDPLTPVAYRLLACRALEAATGRTPDQEILRGRVVALERERIASHLGWLAQLGRQTGFAWLERHAARMQLECLRADLPGIMRLRPAVHALAGRLARTPLLRSRLSGIGPVASAPGLRGPVARAAGMWSDARTTDETYNALSFRVMRRKGGDALDRLRIRLEEMRQSLALIQSAGVLKEPASVDSGAASGEGQATVETPRGEARLNLILDSGRVIQARLDTPSTFHMSLLPDLLAQQELGDALTTVCSLDLSPWEVVA; encoded by the coding sequence ATGGCCCTGGTCCCCCGTGAAAGCGTACCGGCCGGCGATTCTGGCCATGATCATGTGGGCATGGATCATGCGGATAGGGATCACAGCGAGATGGGGTTCATGTCCATGGTCGAAGTCACGAAGGATCTGCCACGCAGTCCGGATGGCCTGCCGATGGACTGGATCGAGGTGCCGTTCGGCCCCTTGTTCCCCGGCCTGCCTGGTGGCCTGCTGCTGACCCTGACGCTCGACGGGGACGCCGTCGCGAAGGCGCATGCACAGTCGCTGGTCGGTGGGGCAGGGTCGCTGCCGGCAACCGGGATGGAGGCAACCCGCTTCGTTGACCACCTTGGCGCGATGGATCCCCTCACGCCAGTGGCCTACCGCCTGCTCGCCTGCCGCGCGCTGGAGGCCGCAACCGGACGCACGCCCGACCAGGAAATACTGCGCGGACGCGTCGTGGCGCTGGAGCGCGAGCGCATCGCCAGCCATCTGGGCTGGCTGGCGCAACTGGGCCGCCAGACCGGTTTTGCGTGGCTCGAACGGCACGCGGCCCGGATGCAGCTGGAATGCCTGCGGGCCGATCTGCCCGGGATCATGCGCCTGCGCCCGGCCGTGCATGCACTGGCGGGCCGGCTGGCACGCACCCCACTGCTGCGCTCCCGGCTTTCCGGAATCGGCCCCGTTGCGTCGGCCCCTGGCCTGCGGGGACCGGTGGCGCGGGCTGCGGGCATGTGGTCCGATGCACGCACTACCGATGAAACCTATAACGCGCTGTCATTCCGGGTGATGCGCCGGAAAGGCGGGGATGCCCTCGACCGTCTGCGCATCCGGCTGGAGGAAATGCGGCAAAGTCTCGCGCTCATCCAGTCGGCGGGCGTATTGAAGGAACCAGCGTCTGTCGATAGCGGGGCAGCTTCGGGTGAAGGGCAGGCCACGGTGGAAACACCACGCGGCGAAGCGCGTCTGAACCTGATCCTGGACAGCGGCCGGGTGATTCAGGCGCGCCTGGATACCCCCTCCACGTTTCACATGAGCCTGCTGCCGGACCTGCTGGCCCAACAGGAGCTGGGCGATGCGCTGACGACAGTCTGTTCCCTGGATCTGTCGCCCTGGGAGGTCGTGGCATGA
- a CDS encoding NADH-quinone oxidoreductase subunit J family protein, translating into MITLQTLFIAFFGIASVAFGVSVFRTSSMMRSALALLFSQTALGAMFLAMQAEFLGVLQIMMMATEMSIMAIFMVMFMMDPGGLGEMEMTHQKQLSILAGVAGALVTAGIALFTHWGADGVAAPAAAEQTRALGMELLGRSMLIFETAGVTILTAMIAATAVAMPALQRKKTS; encoded by the coding sequence ATGATCACTCTGCAGACGCTGTTCATTGCTTTTTTCGGTATCGCCTCCGTCGCGTTCGGCGTATCCGTCTTTCGCACCTCTTCGATGATGCGCTCGGCCCTGGCGCTGCTGTTCTCGCAGACCGCCCTCGGCGCCATGTTCCTGGCCATGCAGGCGGAGTTTCTCGGCGTCCTGCAGATCATGATGATGGCCACGGAGATGAGCATCATGGCCATCTTCATGGTGATGTTCATGATGGATCCGGGCGGACTCGGTGAAATGGAAATGACTCACCAGAAGCAACTGTCCATCCTGGCCGGCGTGGCGGGTGCGCTGGTCACGGCCGGCATCGCCCTGTTCACGCACTGGGGCGCGGATGGCGTTGCAGCCCCGGCGGCGGCGGAACAGACGCGCGCGCTGGGTATGGAACTGCTCGGCCGATCGATGCTCATCTTCGAGACCGCCGGTGTCACCATCCTGACCGCGATGATCGCTGCCACTGCGGTGGCGATGCCGGCCCTGCAACGGAAGAAAACGTCATGA
- a CDS encoding NADH-quinone oxidoreductase subunit 5 family protein, translating to MSFLALVVLAPLAAAALIPLVRRAPAAFALAGAGIGLVASLWLLADAFDGVHHTLILPGLPDMPLRLISEPLNALLSVMVAVVGAFVLVYAVGYMKEDPDKPRFFATLSFFIAAMQTLVLAGDWVLLLAAWELIGLSSYLLIGFWYQRPGVWAAATRAFLYTRTADLGLYTAVFILIAATGSSEIAAALHTGGAAAFAAGLLLLVAAMGKSAQTPLHDWLLGAMAGPTPVSALLHSATLVAAGAILLIRTSPLLPSDALLAVGLVGGVTTVVTGLIALGEKDLKRLLAASTSSQYGLMLVAVGAGVPLAALLHLIAHAAIKSSLFLGAGVFQHSRESTRLTDLHGAGHDRPRIFAGFALAALALAGIPPLSGFFSKDAVIAAALSSEHAALLGSLALAGTLLTGAYMARALRILWRGERQKRPVAGLAWMGAGLAGLASLAVILGRAFPSIEGVLVSHLPESTVAQIAGLGAALTGLVLGWFAGGQRLLGPLLTWAQQGFAIAGGMDAWVVRPALALAQACEQLESRLYRAILAMGRLGLAIGRVVRKSDERGVDGLIFALVRGSLALGAQVRTLQSGLIHRELAMSVVGAALILAALMASLLALT from the coding sequence ATGAGCTTCCTTGCCCTTGTCGTGCTCGCGCCGCTCGCGGCGGCAGCTCTGATCCCGTTGGTGCGTCGCGCACCCGCTGCATTCGCCCTGGCGGGTGCGGGAATTGGTTTGGTTGCGAGCCTGTGGCTGCTGGCCGATGCCTTCGACGGCGTGCACCACACGCTGATCCTGCCCGGCCTGCCGGACATGCCCTTGCGCCTGATTTCCGAACCCCTGAATGCGCTCCTGTCCGTAATGGTCGCCGTCGTGGGCGCCTTCGTACTGGTCTATGCCGTCGGCTATATGAAAGAGGATCCGGACAAGCCCCGTTTCTTTGCCACCCTGTCGTTTTTCATTGCCGCCATGCAGACGTTGGTGCTGGCCGGCGATTGGGTGTTGTTGCTGGCGGCCTGGGAACTCATCGGGCTGAGCAGTTATCTGCTGATCGGCTTCTGGTACCAGCGCCCCGGCGTATGGGCGGCCGCCACCCGCGCCTTTCTCTATACGCGAACGGCCGACCTGGGTCTCTACACGGCGGTTTTCATCCTGATCGCCGCGACCGGCAGCAGCGAAATTGCCGCCGCCCTGCACACGGGCGGCGCTGCCGCCTTCGCCGCAGGGCTCCTGCTGCTGGTCGCCGCCATGGGCAAGTCGGCACAGACACCGCTGCACGACTGGCTGCTGGGTGCGATGGCCGGTCCCACACCGGTCTCGGCCCTGCTGCACTCGGCCACGCTGGTGGCGGCCGGGGCCATCCTGCTGATCCGTACCTCGCCGCTGCTGCCGTCCGATGCCCTGCTCGCCGTTGGCCTGGTCGGCGGTGTGACCACGGTCGTCACGGGCCTCATCGCCTTGGGCGAGAAGGACCTCAAGCGCCTGTTGGCGGCTTCGACCTCCAGCCAATATGGCCTCATGCTGGTAGCGGTGGGCGCCGGTGTACCCCTGGCGGCGCTGCTGCACCTGATCGCGCATGCGGCCATCAAGAGTTCGCTGTTTCTCGGCGCAGGCGTGTTTCAGCACAGCCGCGAGTCCACACGACTGACGGACCTGCATGGTGCCGGGCATGACCGGCCGCGCATCTTCGCCGGCTTTGCGCTGGCAGCGTTGGCGCTGGCCGGCATCCCGCCTTTGAGTGGTTTCTTTTCCAAGGATGCTGTCATTGCTGCAGCCCTGTCTTCGGAACATGCCGCCCTGCTCGGTTCACTCGCCCTGGCTGGGACGCTGCTGACGGGGGCCTACATGGCTCGGGCGCTGCGCATCCTGTGGCGCGGCGAGCGCCAGAAGCGGCCGGTGGCTGGGCTGGCCTGGATGGGCGCGGGACTCGCCGGTCTGGCCAGCCTGGCCGTCATCCTGGGACGCGCCTTTCCGTCTATCGAGGGGGTGCTGGTCAGCCACCTGCCTGAAAGCACCGTGGCGCAGATTGCAGGACTGGGGGCGGCGCTAACCGGCCTGGTGCTGGGCTGGTTTGCCGGTGGCCAGCGCCTGCTGGGGCCTCTCCTGACCTGGGCACAGCAAGGCTTTGCCATCGCAGGCGGCATGGATGCCTGGGTCGTGCGCCCTGCCCTGGCCCTGGCACAGGCCTGCGAGCAACTCGAAAGCAGGCTCTATAGGGCGATCCTCGCAATGGGTCGGCTCGGCCTCGCCATTGGCCGGGTGGTACGCAAGAGCGACGAACGCGGGGTCGATGGACTGATTTTCGCCCTGGTGCGCGGCAGTTTGGCGTTGGGCGCCCAGGTGCGCACGCTGCAAAGCGGTCTGATCCACCGCGAGCTGGCCATGAGCGTGGTGGGTGCGGCCCTTATCCTGGCGGCCCTGATGGCCAGCCTGCTGGCTTTAACATGA
- a CDS encoding complex I subunit 4 family protein: MFPIVSTTLFLPLLGALSVMALRRTPASVVHGIGILTSALVLAGALWMWSRGVDSGGFSQVEQFDWIPTIGASYRVGVDGISLSLVLLTAFLFFLTFIFSANVRERPHAYVILMLLLETASIGTFTALDALLFYVFFEVSLVSMYFMIAGWGHEDRQRAALMFFLYTLLGSLPLLLAILGLYLGSDPHTFDMRAWIASPPLTGTAAMLTLVAMLFTFAVKTPVFPLHTWLPAAHVQAPTAGSVILAGVMLKFGAYGLVRFALQMTPDAFRQAGVVVLVFGVFSALYGAFAALAQSDLKRMVAYTSVNHMGYVIVGVAIAALTTQPAIRAMALDGSVLQMVSHGLVTGALFFLIGMLNDRAHTREMDSFGGLLKFVPLLGWSFVLAAFASLGLPGLAHFPAEFQIFLATLREEPVALIVILGIVITAGLYLRAIGKVFFGAPREQWAGMPDLNAREVLTLAPLLVLIISIGIAPSWLLGTIHQTTAALHF; encoded by the coding sequence GTGTTTCCCATTGTGTCGACGACCCTGTTTCTGCCTCTGCTGGGGGCGCTGTCTGTCATGGCCCTGCGCCGGACACCGGCCTCTGTTGTGCACGGCATAGGCATCCTCACCAGCGCACTGGTGCTGGCCGGCGCGCTGTGGATGTGGTCGCGGGGTGTGGATTCAGGGGGGTTCTCGCAGGTGGAGCAGTTCGACTGGATACCGACCATCGGCGCCAGCTATCGGGTGGGGGTGGATGGCATCAGCCTGTCCCTGGTGTTGCTGACCGCGTTCCTGTTCTTTCTGACCTTCATCTTTTCGGCCAACGTGAGGGAGCGCCCCCACGCCTACGTGATCCTGATGCTGCTGCTGGAGACGGCCTCGATCGGCACCTTCACGGCACTCGACGCACTGCTGTTCTACGTCTTTTTCGAAGTGTCGCTGGTTTCCATGTACTTCATGATCGCCGGCTGGGGTCATGAGGACAGACAGCGTGCGGCGCTGATGTTCTTCCTCTATACCCTGCTGGGCAGCCTGCCGCTGCTGCTCGCCATTCTCGGCCTTTACCTGGGCAGTGATCCGCATACCTTTGACATGCGCGCCTGGATCGCCAGTCCACCGTTGACCGGCACGGCGGCCATGCTGACGCTGGTCGCGATGCTGTTTACCTTCGCGGTGAAGACGCCGGTCTTCCCCCTGCATACCTGGCTGCCGGCTGCCCACGTCCAGGCGCCGACCGCCGGCAGCGTCATCCTCGCCGGCGTCATGCTCAAGTTCGGCGCCTACGGCCTGGTGCGCTTCGCCCTGCAGATGACACCCGATGCCTTTCGCCAAGCCGGCGTTGTGGTCCTTGTTTTCGGCGTATTCAGTGCACTATATGGCGCCTTTGCAGCGCTGGCACAGAGCGATCTGAAGCGCATGGTCGCCTATACTTCAGTCAACCACATGGGCTATGTCATTGTCGGCGTCGCTATCGCTGCGCTGACCACCCAGCCTGCTATACGCGCTATGGCGCTGGATGGTTCGGTTCTGCAGATGGTCAGCCATGGTCTGGTCACAGGCGCGCTGTTCTTCCTGATCGGCATGCTGAATGATCGTGCGCACACGCGCGAGATGGACAGTTTCGGCGGCCTGCTGAAGTTTGTACCGCTGCTCGGCTGGTCATTTGTACTGGCAGCATTCGCCTCACTCGGCCTGCCGGGGCTTGCCCATTTTCCGGCCGAGTTCCAGATCTTCCTCGCCACACTGCGCGAGGAACCGGTGGCGCTCATTGTGATTCTCGGCATTGTGATTACGGCTGGCCTGTACCTGCGCGCCATCGGCAAAGTATTTTTCGGCGCACCCCGCGAACAGTGGGCGGGCATGCCTGATCTGAACGCGCGTGAAGTTCTGACGCTGGCGCCGCTCCTGGTGCTGATCATCAGCATAGGCATTGCACCATCATGGCTACTGGGCACGATTCACCAGACCACTGCGGCCCTGCATTTTTGA
- a CDS encoding NADH-quinone oxidoreductase subunit N encodes MTQMAHDLPYLIPEMVVLIAGAGALVFEMLRLSRAALAFAAGGLLLATGLTLPLLGVDTEVFGGTFRIDTLSIWAKLILLPATVLSLLLARAELAGSDREGTVYSLLCFVTFGALVLAGSGDTMFLVLGVLLSSLGAFALVAHPRNDAATEAAMKFFVFASVTGGVMIFGLSYWFGGTGSTLFTDLVHLDKTPLAATIGLAAVITGLGYKASLAPFHFWAPDAYEGAPISVAAYLSVVPKIGAIFALAQVARDLPTTTGWPFVVASVAVLTMSWGYLAALVQENVVRLLAYSSIAQAGYFLLGIAAAGASSLALASLVVFAAAYAAMNLGAFAIIQCTGRTLDAFTGMGRTRPVTGIAMTIFLMSLVGIPPLAGFSGKFLLFGAAIDAHFTWLAFVAILNSVLSLAVYLRIIVPMFRPRDEGGETVVQLHGHMLLIRTVWLIALIVSLGLGLAAQLLLGAID; translated from the coding sequence ATGACTCAGATGGCGCACGACCTGCCGTACCTGATCCCCGAGATGGTGGTGCTGATCGCCGGTGCCGGTGCCTTGGTGTTCGAGATGTTGCGCCTGTCGCGCGCTGCGCTGGCTTTTGCCGCTGGCGGGCTATTGCTCGCTACGGGCTTGACCCTTCCGTTGCTGGGTGTGGATACCGAGGTATTCGGAGGCACCTTCCGCATCGATACGCTGAGTATTTGGGCCAAGCTGATTCTACTGCCAGCCACCGTGCTGTCGCTGTTGTTGGCGCGCGCCGAACTCGCCGGCAGCGATCGGGAAGGTACCGTCTACAGCCTGCTCTGCTTCGTCACGTTTGGCGCGCTGGTACTGGCCGGGAGTGGCGACACCATGTTTTTGGTGCTGGGTGTGCTGTTGTCCTCGCTCGGAGCTTTCGCACTGGTCGCGCACCCTCGAAACGACGCCGCGACCGAGGCCGCCATGAAGTTTTTCGTATTCGCTTCGGTGACGGGTGGCGTGATGATTTTCGGCCTCTCCTACTGGTTCGGCGGAACCGGATCCACGCTGTTCACTGATCTGGTGCATCTCGACAAGACACCGCTCGCCGCAACGATCGGCCTGGCCGCCGTGATTACCGGCCTGGGTTATAAGGCGTCACTGGCACCATTCCATTTCTGGGCCCCCGATGCCTACGAAGGTGCCCCTATATCGGTCGCCGCGTATCTCTCTGTGGTGCCGAAGATCGGTGCAATTTTTGCCCTGGCCCAGGTTGCCCGCGACCTGCCCACGACCACCGGCTGGCCGTTTGTAGTCGCATCCGTGGCCGTGCTGACCATGTCCTGGGGTTATCTCGCTGCCCTGGTGCAGGAAAACGTCGTGAGACTCCTGGCCTATTCATCGATTGCCCAGGCGGGCTATTTCCTGCTTGGCATCGCCGCGGCAGGGGCAAGCTCCCTTGCGCTTGCGTCCCTTGTCGTGTTCGCTGCCGCCTACGCAGCCATGAACCTTGGGGCGTTCGCCATCATCCAGTGCACGGGCCGTACGCTTGATGCATTTACGGGCATGGGGCGTACCAGGCCGGTCACCGGCATCGCGATGACGATATTTCTCATGTCACTCGTCGGCATCCCGCCGCTTGCAGGATTTTCTGGAAAATTCCTGCTGTTTGGTGCCGCCATTGACGCACATTTCACCTGGCTCGCCTTCGTGGCTATCCTCAACAGCGTTCTGTCGCTGGCGGTGTACCTGCGGATTATCGTGCCCATGTTCCGTCCGCGCGATGAGGGTGGCGAGACCGTCGTGCAGCTGCACGGACACATGCTCCTGATCAGAACGGTCTGGCTCATTGCCTTGATCGTTTCTCTTGGCCTTGGCTTGGCGGCACAGCTGCTACTCGGAGCCATCGATTAA
- a CDS encoding NADH-quinone oxidoreductase subunit A, producing the protein MGTLQQYGLLLGLTSGVIGLVLCLFALTRAIGRTQQEPGKNVPATAGKLSRNPVWVRYHARYYGYTLLFLAFDMEMAYMYPWAVVYRQEGLVALLDMGVFLAILFLGLLYGWSQGALRRQ; encoded by the coding sequence ATGGGTACATTGCAACAGTACGGCTTGCTGCTGGGCCTAACCAGCGGTGTGATCGGACTGGTTCTGTGCCTCTTTGCCCTGACCCGCGCTATTGGCCGCACGCAACAGGAACCGGGCAAGAACGTACCTGCCACGGCAGGCAAACTTTCGAGAAATCCTGTCTGGGTGCGCTACCACGCACGTTATTATGGCTATACACTGCTGTTCCTGGCCTTCGACATGGAAATGGCCTACATGTACCCGTGGGCGGTGGTATACAGGCAGGAAGGACTGGTCGCCCTGCTGGATATGGGCGTTTTCCTGGCCATCCTCTTTCTCGGCCTGCTGTACGGCTGGAGTCAGGGTGCACTGCGCAGGCAATAA
- a CDS encoding NADH-quinone oxidoreductase subunit H, which produces MNTLIVVSFLLAGAYLVAVLEAWLASGRFRLAAPAWAAMALLGRESIVPRTPDRLFFETAPVLLLVAALLAAAVLPLSPQLVITDLATGALFVNAALAYVLVALLMAGWGVDGAYALVGGWRFLGQVIAYSMLIVMPITAVAMRAESLLTTDIVDSQGAVWNIVYQPLGFVLFFIAALAVSFLPPFDLPTAGGELAGGVEAEYTGARLAVFRLARMVLVVSLAAATTVFYLGGWLGPALPPWVWSAIKILAVSAAMLLTGHYLPRIREAHLLAWSWKLGIPLALLNLFIVGVLVLIWP; this is translated from the coding sequence ATGAACACCCTGATAGTCGTGTCGTTTCTATTGGCGGGTGCATACCTGGTCGCGGTCCTGGAGGCCTGGCTTGCGAGTGGTCGTTTCCGGCTGGCAGCCCCGGCATGGGCAGCCATGGCACTGCTGGGCCGGGAATCCATCGTACCCCGGACACCGGACAGGCTCTTCTTCGAAACCGCACCGGTCCTGCTGCTCGTCGCCGCGCTGCTGGCCGCCGCCGTGCTGCCACTGAGCCCGCAGCTGGTCATTACCGATCTGGCTACCGGCGCCCTGTTCGTCAACGCGGCGCTGGCCTATGTGCTGGTAGCGCTGTTGATGGCAGGGTGGGGGGTGGACGGTGCCTACGCACTGGTGGGCGGCTGGCGGTTCCTGGGACAGGTGATCGCCTACTCCATGCTCATCGTCATGCCCATCACGGCGGTCGCCATGCGCGCCGAGTCACTGCTCACCACGGATATCGTCGACTCGCAGGGCGCGGTATGGAACATCGTCTATCAGCCGCTGGGTTTCGTGCTGTTCTTCATCGCCGCCCTGGCCGTGTCCTTTCTGCCACCTTTCGACCTGCCCACCGCGGGCGGGGAGCTGGCGGGCGGCGTGGAGGCCGAATACACCGGCGCGCGCCTGGCCGTGTTCCGGCTGGCCAGGATGGTGCTGGTCGTGTCGCTGGCGGCGGCCACGACGGTATTCTACCTGGGCGGCTGGCTGGGCCCGGCACTGCCGCCCTGGGTGTGGAGCGCCATCAAGATCCTCGCCGTCAGCGCCGCCATGCTGCTGACCGGGCATTATCTGCCGCGCATTCGTGAGGCGCATCTGCTGGCCTGGAGCTGGAAACTGGGCATCCCGCTGGCTCTGCTCAACCTCTTTATCGTCGGCGTTTTGGTACTGATATGGCCATGA
- the cydB gene encoding cytochrome d ubiquinol oxidase subunit II, protein MDVIALDSTHHLLATIWFLIIGLFMVIYVVLDGFDLGVGVLSLFVGDEPRRAAMMSSLGSIWDANETWLVVIGGTLFGAFPLVYGTVLHGLYIPVIVMLLGFMLRGVSFEFHELSTNKPIWSFTFGLGSLIAALAQGFTLGGLLNGVQVVNGVYAGGTMDWLSPFSVFVAIGVVAGYAMLGSTYLIMKSRGMMQDACFARGQWLALTMMVAAAVVTVWTPLQFPAIFARWLSVPNVYYFALLPLAALFSLVMLLRALKNRSEVAPFVWTTLIFLFSFAGLAATWFPYIIPGYITIDQAAASNNTLVFMLVGIGMLIPVMITYNIYQYVVFRGKVDPDNTHTY, encoded by the coding sequence ATGGATGTTATCGCGCTAGATTCTACGCACCACCTGCTGGCGACCATCTGGTTCCTCATCATCGGGCTGTTCATGGTGATTTATGTGGTGCTCGATGGCTTCGATCTCGGCGTCGGTGTGCTCTCGTTGTTTGTCGGCGACGAGCCGCGTCGCGCGGCCATGATGTCCAGTTTGGGCAGCATCTGGGACGCCAACGAAACCTGGCTGGTGGTCATCGGCGGCACGCTGTTCGGCGCATTTCCACTGGTGTACGGCACCGTGTTGCACGGGCTGTACATTCCGGTCATCGTCATGCTGCTTGGCTTCATGCTGCGCGGCGTGTCGTTTGAATTCCACGAATTGTCTACCAACAAACCCATCTGGAGTTTCACATTCGGGCTGGGCAGTCTGATTGCCGCCCTGGCGCAGGGTTTTACTCTGGGCGGGCTGTTGAATGGCGTGCAAGTGGTCAACGGTGTCTATGCGGGCGGTACGATGGACTGGCTGTCGCCATTCAGCGTATTTGTCGCCATCGGTGTCGTGGCCGGTTACGCCATGCTGGGCTCGACCTACCTGATCATGAAATCGCGCGGCATGATGCAGGACGCCTGCTTTGCCCGCGGCCAGTGGCTGGCACTGACCATGATGGTGGCTGCTGCCGTGGTCACGGTGTGGACACCGCTGCAATTCCCGGCCATTTTTGCGCGCTGGCTCAGCGTTCCCAACGTGTATTACTTTGCGCTGCTGCCGCTGGCCGCGCTTTTCAGTCTGGTCATGCTGCTGCGCGCGCTCAAAAACCGTTCCGAGGTGGCGCCGTTTGTATGGACCACACTGATCTTCCTGTTTTCCTTTGCCGGGCTGGCGGCGACCTGGTTTCCCTACATCATTCCCGGCTACATCACCATCGATCAGGCGGCAGCATCGAACAACACGCTGGTGTTCATGCTGGTCGGCATCGGTATGCTGATCCCGGTGATGATTACTTACAATATTTACCAGTACGTGGTGTTCCGCGGCAAGGTCGATCCGGATAACACGCATACGTATTAA